Proteins co-encoded in one Acidovorax sp. 69 genomic window:
- a CDS encoding protein-L-isoaspartate O-methyltransferase, whose translation MNLPLNTSANISDPIAQARYNMIEQQIRPWNVLDFDVLELLAVVRREDFVPPAYHGMAFMDIEIPLLGNDAEEAVRLGHSMLQPRVEARILQDLQIKPTDRVLEIGAGSGYMAALLAHRAERVVSLEINAELAEMARENLRDAGIQNADVRQADGARDAIPDGPFDVIVLSGSVAEVPSALLALLRDGGRLGAIVGNEPVMRFTLTRRTGERFETTSPWDTIAPRLVNFPEPSGFTF comes from the coding sequence ATGAACCTGCCCCTGAACACGTCCGCCAACATCAGCGATCCTATTGCCCAGGCCCGCTACAACATGATCGAGCAGCAGATCCGACCCTGGAACGTGCTCGACTTCGACGTGCTGGAACTGCTCGCCGTGGTGCGCCGCGAAGATTTTGTGCCACCGGCCTACCACGGCATGGCGTTCATGGACATTGAAATCCCCCTGCTGGGCAACGACGCTGAAGAAGCTGTGCGCCTGGGCCACAGCATGCTGCAACCGCGTGTGGAAGCGCGCATCCTGCAAGACCTGCAAATCAAGCCCACCGACCGCGTGCTCGAAATTGGCGCGGGTTCGGGCTACATGGCCGCCCTGCTGGCCCACCGTGCGGAGCGCGTGGTGTCGCTCGAAATCAATGCGGAACTGGCTGAAATGGCCCGCGAAAACCTGCGTGATGCCGGCATCCAGAATGCCGACGTTCGCCAGGCTGACGGCGCCCGTGATGCCATTCCCGATGGCCCGTTCGACGTGATCGTGCTCAGCGGCTCCGTGGCCGAGGTGCCCAGTGCCTTGCTCGCCCTGCTGCGCGACGGTGGCCGCCTGGGCGCCATTGTGGGCAACGAGCCTGTGATGCGTTTCACCCTGACCCGCCGCACCGGTGAGCGTTTTGAGACCACGTCGCCCTGGGACACCATCGCGCCACGCTTGGTGAACTTCCCTGAGCCGTCCGGCTTCACGTTCTGA
- a CDS encoding rhodanese-like domain-containing protein — protein sequence MIDHVRPAQLSAWFATAPEGSQPLVLDVREPWELQTASVRADGFELVAIPMGDLPTRLAELNPGRPIACLCHHGARSLRVAAFLQSNGFEQLANITGGIDAWSHENDPGVPRY from the coding sequence ATGATCGATCACGTCCGCCCCGCCCAACTGTCTGCCTGGTTCGCCACGGCACCCGAGGGCAGCCAACCCTTGGTGCTGGACGTACGCGAGCCCTGGGAGCTGCAAACTGCCAGCGTGCGCGCTGACGGGTTTGAGCTGGTCGCCATCCCCATGGGCGACTTGCCCACGCGACTGGCCGAACTGAACCCCGGCCGTCCGATTGCATGCCTGTGCCACCACGGTGCACGCAGCCTGCGGGTGGCCGCGTTCCTGCAAAGCAACGGTTTTGAGCAGTTGGCCAACATCACCGGAGGCATTGACGCCTGGTCGCATGAAAACGACCCCGGTGTGCCACGGTATTGA